In the genome of Natronorubrum daqingense, the window GATCTCGACGGTGTAGGTCTTGCCCTCTTCGACGGCCTCGGCCTGTTGTTGCTGTTGGCTGCTCGAGGAGCGCTTCGTGACCGGGCGGAAGGCACCACAGGCGTCACAGCGAAGCATCGGGGTGCGATCCTCGCGGACGAGGCGCGTGTCCGGCAGGCCACACTCCGAACAGAGGACGTACTCGTCGACGTAGGCCTCGACGGCCATGTTGAAGTCCCGCTCGGAGAAGGTGCCGTTGTAGCGACCGCGGCCGTCCTCGAACTTGCCGCTGGTCCCCATTTCGCGCTGGATGAATCGGTGGAGGTGTTCGTCCTCTCGAGAGAGGACGTCCGCGATCTCGCCCAGGTTGGTAAATCGGGTGAACGCGCCGTCCTTTTGGGTCTGGGCGTCGGGAATCTGCAGTCGCTCTTCGCTGCCCGCGATGTCGGGTACGTCGTCCATCGCTCGATCGAGGCTCGCTTCGTAATCCATACGCGAAACCAGGCGACGGTGACGTAAATCCGTTCTGCTATCAGAATCGGGCGACTGAACGGCCCGTCGATAGCGTCCGGGGAGTGCCTCGAGCGAGTCTGGACGACCCAGCGAGTAGTGGGTCCGGACAGCCACGACGGGGTGGCTTAGAGCGCGTCACCCCCGCGCTCGCTGGGAGAGCCCTGGGCCTCCTCGTCGAGACTCGAGAGGTCGCGTTCGGGATTGGCCTCGTTCGGACTACCGGCTTCGCCGGTGACCTCGCCGTGGACCGCCTCGCGGACCTCCTCGGGCGAGTCGTACTGCTCGCCGGCCAGTCGGTCGAAGACGCTGCCGAGGGACTCGGTTTCGTTGGGCATATCCACGGGATCGGTCGCGTACTCCGCGGCGAGTTCCTCGCTCGAGACGGGATACTCGAGACTGCCAAGGTCGCGTTCGACGGACTCGAGGATGGATTCGGCGCTGTCGGCGCGCTCTGCTTGTCGGGACTCGGCGCGATCCTGTGCGCGGTCGCGGCTCGGGCCGTCGTTGCTCATGTGCGTGGCTATCTCGAGCGGAGGGAAAAGCGACTGGCCTGTGTTCGCCTGTCGGATCGTGGGTTCGGGGAGTCGTCGGCTCTCGTCGGTTCCAGATCGTGTTCACTCGGGGAACCGGGTTGGGCGAGACTCGAGCGGACGGGATTGGTCTCGAGCGGTCGCACGCGAGTGGGGTGGCCAGCGGGACTCGAGCACCGGCGCTAATCGGTCGGCGCTCGAGCGCGGGCGGTCCGGCGAGAATTCGGCTCGGACACAAAGGCGTTGTGGCCGGAAACGACGGTTTCGCGTACGATTTAGGCCATTTTGGTTGAGAGAAACCCCCTGGGAACGGGCTCGATGGGACCCGTTCAACCCGTCCTTGGAAGCTTCACAGAGCGTTTATTCCGGGCCGACTCGCTGAGCAATCAGAAACGGTGTGTCTCGACTGAGGAATCGGTTCTCGCGACCCCATCGCTCGAGACGGGGTATTTCGACCACCTGAGGGACTTCAAGGCAGTGCTGGAACCGCTCCACGGTCGCCTGATTCTCAACTCTGAAAGTCACATCAGGTAGATAGACTTTCACGATACTGTACTTATTTATGCACTTACTGCCGACAGTTGCTCGAGCACCAACTGCGAACGGTACGGATGGCTGACGTGTGCTAACGACGAGGTGGTGTGGTAATCACCCGCGGTGGGCACGCGAGGGACGGGTCCCTCGAGACGAAGCGTTCGGGCTGTTCCGGGTGCGTGACAAACCATGGATTTGAAAGAATACCGAAACAAGTTAGTCGGCAACGAGGAGGAGCGTGCTGTCTCCCCGGTTATCGGCGTTGTATTGATGGTCGCAATTACCGTGATCCTGGCTGCCGTGATCGCAGCGTTCGTGATGGATATGGGCGATGATATGGGTGAATCTGCACCTGCGCCATCGATGGACGTTGAGGAAGGCGCTGGCGAGAACATCACTATCAATCACGAAGGCGGAGATAGTCTAGAAGCTGGGGATATTACAGTACAGATTGATGGTGGAGAAGTAGGTGATGATGACCTCTATGAAAGCGATAGTGAAGAGGATTCTCTAGCGACTGACGACGAAATCTCTGCTGGAGGGCAAATTGTCGTAGATAGTGACGCTAATGAGTATGGTGAGCATGAAGGAGATGAGCTACAAGTCATTCACGAGCCAAGTGACAGCATTGTCTACGATACTGAAATATAACTCAAACGCCATAAAATAATGAATCTGAAAAAATGTCGTAATAAGTTGGTTGGAAGCGAGGAAGAACGAGCAGTCTCCCCAGTCATTGGCGTTGTGTTAATGGTTGCAATCACCGTTATCCTGGCCGCCGTGATCGCGGCGTTCGTGATGGATATGGGTGACGATATGGGAGAATCAGCGCCGAATGCGAACTTCGAATTCGAGGAAAATACGAGTTGGGACTTCGACGAAGCGGGAGAGGGTGACAGTGTTGGAACACTTAGCCACGATGGCGGTGACGCAGTAGATACCAGTAATATCGAAATTCAGATTAGTGGTGACATTGATTCTGACATAGCCCTTAACTCGAGTAATGACTTTGGCGACGAAGACAAGGACATAAAACTCGAAACAGATGTCAATGATGATGATGATATTAGCACTGGGGCGTCGTTTGACCTCGTGAACAACGATACTGGCCAAGGCGAATTCGATGACGAAGATGATGAATATGAGTTGACCATCATTCACGAGTCGAGTGACAGTATTATCTTCGATACTGAATTCGAGTTGTAAACTCTCACCCGACTTAATCGTCTTCTAATATTTTCATCCGAATATAACCCTAAAGGATGAGCACTAACGAATAACACGAAACGTCATTATTTGATTTAGCCAAGCAGTATCATCGAACAATTACTGTAGTGAACTCCCTTCATCACCTTTCTACCAAGCCTCGGTCACTATCTTCCTCGAGTCTGCGCCGTTAGTCAAAATCTGTAGCCGTAGACGGTGAACAGAACGGTTCGCGCCCAGAAGGGCTTCTCAACCATTCGATGAGAGAACTCTGCTAACACAAGACGAACACATACCGAGAAAGAACAAGAGGTTGACATATACACCCCATGCAGAAACGGGGTCCTCGAGTCCGCTACCACTACCCAACCCAAATGCCTTATTAGCTTATCAATTTCAAGAAGACATTTAACGTCCAGTGATACTCTCTGTAGACAACTAAATGCGAGTTGGCGGTCTTGGAATCACCTGTTTGATTCTCATCATCCTGTTAGGTGGAGTAACCGGCGTCGTCGGTAGCGACGCGTTAGAACTGAACGACAACGAGTCCGAACTGGATTCGGGTGGCCACGATATCGAGATCGACGCCGCACTCGAGGACAGCGACGGCGAAACGACCGTCCTCGTACACCTCGAGGACCGACCCGACGCCGCGGTGCAGGCGACGACCGACGAACACCAGGTCGAGTCGATGCAATCGCACGCGAACGACACGCAGACGCCGTTCGAGCGATTCGCCGCGGGCAATCCACACGTCGAAATCGAACGCCAGTATTGGGTCACGAACGCCGCACTGGTCACCGTGGATACCGATCGCGTGCCACTCGAGCGACTCGGAACGGTCGATCACGTCACCGACATTCACGACAACTTCGAGGTGGAAAGCCACCACACCACCGCGCCGACGGACGAAGCGACGGTATGTAACGAAACCGACGACAACGAGACCGTCGACGGCCCCAATTCCGAGCCGGACGACGAGGTGACCCCACACACCGGAGACCACACCTGGGGTCTCGAGCAGATCGACGCCCCCAACGCGTGGGAGACCTTCGATACCCGCGGCGAGGGCTCGAGCGTCGCCGTCCTCGACACTGGCGTCGACGGTGACCACCCGGACATCGATATCGACGACGAGAACTGGCGGGATTTCGACGACGAACCTACCAGCGACCCCCACGATTACGATAGCCACGGCACCCACGTCAGCGGCACCGTCGCCGGCGGAAACGAGAGCGGCGAATCCATCGGCGTCGCACCCGAGGCGGAGTTACTCCACGGGGCGGTCCTGACCAACTGCGATAATGGGGCGTGTTCGGGCACCGTCGGCCAAATCTTAGACGGGATGGAGTGGGCGCTCGAGGAAGACGCCGACGTCATCAGTCTGAGCCTGGGGTCGGACGGCTACACGGACCTGTACATCGACCCCATCCGAAACGCCGAATCCGCCGGAACGCTCGTCGTCTCCTCGAGCGGAAACGACGGCCCGGACACGAGTGGGTCACCCGGAAACGTCTACGAGGCGTTCAGCGTCGGCGCGTCTACTGAGGAGGGGGACATCGCGGGGTTCTCGAGTGGCGAAACGATCGACACGGAGAGTGACTGGGAGAGTGTTGCGCCCGACGACTGGCCGGAATCGTACACCGTCCCGGACGTCACCGCACCGGGTGAGGACATCACAAGCGCGGTACCCGTGGATCACCCGGAATTCGACGACGAGTACAGATCGACGAGCGGAACCAGTATGGCCGCACCCCACGCCTCCGGGTCCGCAGCGATCGTCCAGTCGTCGACCGAAGACGAACGCTCGCCCGCAGAACTCCGGTCGACGCTCGAAGACACTGCGACTTCACTCGAGGAAGACGAGGAGAGAGCGGGTGCCGGACAGATCGACGTCTACGAAGCCGTGTTACAGACGCTCGAGGACACCCTCGACCCCGAAATCGAGGTCGAAACAGCCCAGGTCGGCGAGTCGACGGCCGTCTCCGTCGAAGCCGATCACTCCTTCGAGTCCTACGACTGGGAAGTTGGCGGTGAATCCATCGACGAAGACGGATCCCAAATCGAACACACGTTCGACGAGGTGGGCGAGGAATCGATCGACGTGACCATGTCGGACGGGTCAGACCTGGAACTGACGACGTCCACAGCGATCGACGTGATCGACGAACGCTCACCCACCGCGGCTCTCGAGGTCAACCGGACCGAGGACGTCGAAGTAGGGATCGACGCTGTCGAATTCGATGCAAGCGAGTCGACGGACAACGACGGAATCGCGGCGTACGAGTGGACGGTCGACGGCGACCGTCTCTCGAATACGACGGATCCGACTATCGAACACACGTTCGACGAACCTGGAACGCACTCCGTAACCGTCACTGCGGTCGACGAATCAGGGAACGAGAACACGACATCGGTCCCCGTCGACGTCGTGGACACGACCGATCCCACACCGGCGCTAGACGCGCCGGGGAACGTCAGCGCCGACTGGGACGCGTCGTTCGATGCGAGCGATTCGACCGATAATCACGAGATAGACACCTACACGTGGGACTTCGACGACGGAACGACGACGACCACGACAGATGCCGTCGAAAATCACTCGTTCGACGATGTCGGTTCGCACACGGTGAACGTAACCGCCGTCGACCCGAGCGGAAACATTGCTGTCGTCGAAGAAACGATTCAGGTCCACGATCCACCGTCGGTTTCTCTCACAGAGCCTGCGAACGACACGGTGACGAACGAGTCGAACGTCACCGTCGAGTACGACCTCGAGAACACGAACGTGGCGGATGCAGCCGGCGTCGAACATCGAGTACTCGACGCGAATAGCACCGACGACGGTGCCGACGAGTGGACGGACGGCGATTTCACTGAAACGGGCACGTCGAACACCTCCACGTTCGCCGCGACCACTGGCGACCTGGACGATGGGACCTACGAAGTCGAACTTCGCCTGGTCGACGAGGAGGGAACGCCGCTACCTCACGAGAACGCAACTGACAGTCGGACCGTGACCGTCGACACGACCCCACCGACCGTCACCCTCGACGTCGACCCGGCTGACGAGAGTTACGACGAAATTGGTTCAGCAAATCCAGCGTCGATAAACGTGAACGCCACGGACGAGAATCTCGAATCGACAACGGTCGCAATCACTCCCGTCGATGAAGACACGGAAGACACGGAAGACACGGAAGCGGCGGTCAAGAAGTGGGACCGAAGCGACGCAACCGGCGGGGAGGAATCGACAGCGATCGAGTGGCCCGCGACTGACTCGAGCGACGAACCGGTCGACAGCGGAAACTACACGATCACGCTCTCAGCGACCGATACAGCTGGCAACGAAAACGCCACGTCGGAAACGGTGACTGTCGACACCGATGACCCAACTCTTTCGTTCGAAACCATCGTCGACGAATCGAGCGACGAATCGGGAGAGGTCGTCCACGCGAACGACTCGAGTGAGATAACGGTAACAGGGAAGACGACCGACGGCGGAAGTACCACGGGGTCCGTCTCCGATGTGTCAGTGACCCTCGAGTCGACAGACACGACGTACCGACACGAAGTCCCCGCTGAATACGACAAAGCCACCCACGAGTGGGACGCGACGATCGAAGCCGCCGACATCCCGGACGACGGCCGGTACGTACTCGCCGCTACCACGGAGGACTCGGCGAACAATACGGTTCGAGAGCGCGCTGACGGGCCGGAAGTGGACATCGACCGAACCTCGCCAACGTTGACCGCAGTAGTATCCGACGTCGACGACGCTGAAGCGGTGGTGGACGTCCACTCGAGCGAAGCACTCGACGGAGATCCGACGGTCGACGTAACTGACGCCGACGGGACGAACACGACGGTCGAGAATCTCACGCAGGAGTCCGAGCACCAGTGGAATGGCTCGATCGACGTCGATCCAGACGGCCGTTACGACCTGACGGCGTCCGGTACCGATCTCGCCGGAAACGCCGGGAACGAAACGACGACGGTGTCGCTCGAGACGGACCCAACGACGGACGACGGAACGGTGACCATCTACAACGAGCAATCGGGTGCCTTCCTCACGATGAACGCGACGGAAGACGTTTCAGCGTCGCCCCTCGCCCTCTCAGAGACCGACACCGCACCGACCGATCTCGACTCGAGTCGACTCGGTGTGGAGTTTCTGACCGCCGGAGCAGGTGACGCATTAGACAGAAACATGGAGAACGCGACGATTGGGATTCCGACCGACGAAGCGCAACTCCCGGAGGGAGTCAGTGTCGACGACGATACCGTTGGGTTACAACAGTACGACGAAGAGACCGGCCAGTGGGATGAACGGAGTGTCGACGTAGAATCGTTCGAAAACGGCCAGGGACCAGTTGGTAGTCCCGACTCGGTCGATGGTGAGTACTGGATTGCAACCGTTGACGACGTGTCGACGTACGGGATTACGGTCGAAGACACCAGTTCGCCGAATTTTGTCGAGAGCGTACCGGAAGACGGAACCACGATTGACGAAGCCGAGGAGACGGCGACCATCGAGTTCGCGTACGAAGATAACGTCACCGGGATCGACGCCTCCTCGGTCGACCTCTCCGTCACTCAAGAAGAGGGGTCGTCGACTGCTCTCACAGACGACGACGCGACGCAGATCACCACTACCGAAACCGTTCACGAAGACTTCGACGTCGAGGCCAACTCGACGTACACTGCAACACTCACCGTTTCCGACCACGCCGGTAACGAAGCCGGCCCCGACGACGGGTTCGAAACGACGTTCGACGTTGCCCCAGAAGACGACGGCGATGACGATGATGACGATGATGACGATAGCGGTGGCGGTGGTGGCGGCATGCTCCCACCAACTCCGGACGAGACGGACGACGACGATGACGGTCCCTCGGCGGAGATAACCATCGACCCGGAGACGGCAACCGTAGACGACGAGGTAACGTTCTCGGCGAGTGACTCTTCGTACGACGGCGGCGAACTTGCAGACTATACCTGGGAAATCGACGGAGAGACGTACGACGGAGAAACGGTGACCGAGCGCTTCTCAGCGGGCGGAACGGTCGACATCCACCTCGAGGTCGCTACTCACGCGGGCAATAGTGATCGCGTGACGGACACGCTATCGGTCGACGAAGCTGATTCACCCGATTCCGATGCTGACGATAATGAAGCCACCGCCGACGATGAAGGAGACGATACCGGTTCGGACGACGATAGTGACGATGGTGTCCCAGGTTTCGGCGCGGTGAGTGCGATCGTCTCGTTGCTCGCTGTGATAGCCCTATTCAAACGGCGATAAGGAATGGACTCGACAAGACAGCGTGTTGTTCGATCCACGTTTTTTGGTATATTTGGATGCGTTGTGCCTCTCGGTCGTTCTACGAGCGTTGAGGAGTAGGGAGTCTCGAGTTATCCGCCTTTAGACCGAGTTCACTCGAGAAGCGAAGTTCGCCCTCCCCGATTTGAACAGATGGAAGACGGTCCTGCTCGCCTCGCTCACGCTCGGCTGTGCGGGCTGCGACTTCCGTGTTCAAAATCGGGTCGAGATCTCCTTTTGCGACGACCAGTCGTTCGCATTGCTCACGAGTTTGGTCGTCGCAAAAGTCCGCCCTCCCCGATTTGAACGGGGGGCAAGTCGATCTACAGTCGACTGCTCTACCAGTCTGAGCTAAGGGCGGTCGCATATGAACGTAGCCGCCCTGTGTGACATAAGGGTTATTATTCGAAGCCGAAAACGCGGCTCCCATCACCGAATCGGGAGTATGATTGATATAGGAGTATGTTGAATACAAGTACACTCTCGAGCATGAGTAAGATCACGTTCCGCGCCGACGACGACCTCGTCGAGCAACTCGAGGCCCTCGAACTCTCGAAGAGCGAAGCGATGCGGGAGGCCCTTCGCGAGTACCTCACCGCGTCGAGTCAGACGGAGGGCACTCGAGGCGC includes:
- a CDS encoding type IV pilin, with product MDLKEYRNKLVGNEEERAVSPVIGVVLMVAITVILAAVIAAFVMDMGDDMGESAPAPSMDVEEGAGENITINHEGGDSLEAGDITVQIDGGEVGDDDLYESDSEEDSLATDDEISAGGQIVVDSDANEYGEHEGDELQVIHEPSDSIVYDTEI
- a CDS encoding DUF5789 family protein — encoded protein: MSNDGPSRDRAQDRAESRQAERADSAESILESVERDLGSLEYPVSSEELAAEYATDPVDMPNETESLGSVFDRLAGEQYDSPEEVREAVHGEVTGEAGSPNEANPERDLSSLDEEAQGSPSERGGDAL
- a CDS encoding translation initiation factor IF-2 subunit beta produces the protein MDYEASLDRAMDDVPDIAGSEERLQIPDAQTQKDGAFTRFTNLGEIADVLSREDEHLHRFIQREMGTSGKFEDGRGRYNGTFSERDFNMAVEAYVDEYVLCSECGLPDTRLVREDRTPMLRCDACGAFRPVTKRSSSSQQQQQAEAVEEGKTYTVEITGTGRKGDGVAEKGKYTIFVPGAEEGDVVEIYIKNISGNLAFARRE
- a CDS encoding type IV pilin; its protein translation is MNLKKCRNKLVGSEEERAVSPVIGVVLMVAITVILAAVIAAFVMDMGDDMGESAPNANFEFEENTSWDFDEAGEGDSVGTLSHDGGDAVDTSNIEIQISGDIDSDIALNSSNDFGDEDKDIKLETDVNDDDDISTGASFDLVNNDTGQGEFDDEDDEYELTIIHESSDSIIFDTEFEL
- a CDS encoding S8 family serine peptidase → MRVGGLGITCLILIILLGGVTGVVGSDALELNDNESELDSGGHDIEIDAALEDSDGETTVLVHLEDRPDAAVQATTDEHQVESMQSHANDTQTPFERFAAGNPHVEIERQYWVTNAALVTVDTDRVPLERLGTVDHVTDIHDNFEVESHHTTAPTDEATVCNETDDNETVDGPNSEPDDEVTPHTGDHTWGLEQIDAPNAWETFDTRGEGSSVAVLDTGVDGDHPDIDIDDENWRDFDDEPTSDPHDYDSHGTHVSGTVAGGNESGESIGVAPEAELLHGAVLTNCDNGACSGTVGQILDGMEWALEEDADVISLSLGSDGYTDLYIDPIRNAESAGTLVVSSSGNDGPDTSGSPGNVYEAFSVGASTEEGDIAGFSSGETIDTESDWESVAPDDWPESYTVPDVTAPGEDITSAVPVDHPEFDDEYRSTSGTSMAAPHASGSAAIVQSSTEDERSPAELRSTLEDTATSLEEDEERAGAGQIDVYEAVLQTLEDTLDPEIEVETAQVGESTAVSVEADHSFESYDWEVGGESIDEDGSQIEHTFDEVGEESIDVTMSDGSDLELTTSTAIDVIDERSPTAALEVNRTEDVEVGIDAVEFDASESTDNDGIAAYEWTVDGDRLSNTTDPTIEHTFDEPGTHSVTVTAVDESGNENTTSVPVDVVDTTDPTPALDAPGNVSADWDASFDASDSTDNHEIDTYTWDFDDGTTTTTTDAVENHSFDDVGSHTVNVTAVDPSGNIAVVEETIQVHDPPSVSLTEPANDTVTNESNVTVEYDLENTNVADAAGVEHRVLDANSTDDGADEWTDGDFTETGTSNTSTFAATTGDLDDGTYEVELRLVDEEGTPLPHENATDSRTVTVDTTPPTVTLDVDPADESYDEIGSANPASINVNATDENLESTTVAITPVDEDTEDTEDTEAAVKKWDRSDATGGEESTAIEWPATDSSDEPVDSGNYTITLSATDTAGNENATSETVTVDTDDPTLSFETIVDESSDESGEVVHANDSSEITVTGKTTDGGSTTGSVSDVSVTLESTDTTYRHEVPAEYDKATHEWDATIEAADIPDDGRYVLAATTEDSANNTVRERADGPEVDIDRTSPTLTAVVSDVDDAEAVVDVHSSEALDGDPTVDVTDADGTNTTVENLTQESEHQWNGSIDVDPDGRYDLTASGTDLAGNAGNETTTVSLETDPTTDDGTVTIYNEQSGAFLTMNATEDVSASPLALSETDTAPTDLDSSRLGVEFLTAGAGDALDRNMENATIGIPTDEAQLPEGVSVDDDTVGLQQYDEETGQWDERSVDVESFENGQGPVGSPDSVDGEYWIATVDDVSTYGITVEDTSSPNFVESVPEDGTTIDEAEETATIEFAYEDNVTGIDASSVDLSVTQEEGSSTALTDDDATQITTTETVHEDFDVEANSTYTATLTVSDHAGNEAGPDDGFETTFDVAPEDDGDDDDDDDDDSGGGGGGMLPPTPDETDDDDDGPSAEITIDPETATVDDEVTFSASDSSYDGGELADYTWEIDGETYDGETVTERFSAGGTVDIHLEVATHAGNSDRVTDTLSVDEADSPDSDADDNEATADDEGDDTGSDDDSDDGVPGFGAVSAIVSLLAVIALFKRR